From a single Osmerus mordax isolate fOsmMor3 chromosome 14, fOsmMor3.pri, whole genome shotgun sequence genomic region:
- the LOC136956592 gene encoding FAST kinase domain-containing protein 5, mitochondrial — protein sequence MYARVLYQRLPRFCHPSLAVYREVFWAQHQHRTVAVRNEEEGRDVLLLPQRTDCNVGYTLQYNPSSYQYPQHDSGTSLSRVELEEETDQTTLIPPFRQQINHYSVSSSRHLSSSKNTLLDLAFNRNSGGKKAGNASQYQTEALTPDIKGNPRAFQRCRPEYSAISLDLSQRPPPIQSKQAFLLLHKVTILKGSMEPSNVTDFLCKLGHLHHDQTPLVRGDTRFIMLLRYAVENLQYFTHTQLLEVLQSFVWLGLPSTHSMLGLYETEFALRAGEMTVHQLLLAADLWRSLRRSVPQYLERLFHCISLNLKQVGVPELVQLLYIMGEGRWCPKELVNPIEQLLIKYVEMLEPEEIGVVCLSLFKSQTSLSVGAVNRLVDKAVSVVKDMSDFALVNVLKLLRFSYLDHRAWLEAMEQEVPCRTPGMGVQGLMHIALACSALHYRNDHILLAIAERLPFLASHCRSKDSAKLLWAFGTLGVQPSQCPSLYPSLIEALRQRETEFQRYPEHLLTGLLGLAFVCKFPEDLLVLALSPEFVSLATRSKQLDLKKDLFTLDGTVALEFPHWTGPRLSRQLKEEVKEMLWNFAQSDVCKKYEVLEAESALGELLGGEEFVKKRMIIPHTRSIDLEVHLDSTGKPVVLATNNLTSSLERSTPFSKCSAGWERISTGVTLTEDLLAQLTNNKKNKQLKPANLTPQRFPFRRMKPDEGGRLFSIDVELSDGLVESLTKPGSPSSASRDLPLPKGTPVKLAIQVSNRNHYCYRSQQLLGLHTMKRRQLELVGYRVVELPHWEWFPLLRRSRAEKLAYLHCKVFSRLE from the coding sequence ATGTATGCCAGGGTTCTGTATCAACGTCTGCCCAGGTTTTGCCACCCATCCCTGGCCGTTTACAGGGAGGTATTCTGGGCACAGCATCAACATAGAACCGTGGCTGTTCgtaatgaggaggaggggagagatgtgtTACTGTTACCGCAGCGAACAGATTGCAATGTGGGTTACACATTGCAGTACAACCCTTCCTCATATCAATACCCCCAGCATGACTCTGGGACCTCCTTGAGCAGAGTAGAGTTGGAGGAGGAAACCGACCAGActaccctcatccctcccttcagACAACAGATTAACCACTACAGTGTCAGCTCCTCACGTCATCTGTCTAGCTCCAAGAACACACTGCTAGACCTGGCTTTTAACAGAAACTCTGGTGGTAAGAAGGCAGGAAATGCTTCTCAATATCAGACTGAAGCCCTAACCCCTGATATCAAAGGCAACCCACGCGCGTTTCAGAGATGTCGCCCCGAATACTCCGCCATAAGCCTTGACCTCTCCCAGCGACCTCCCCCTATCCAATCCAAACAggcctttcttcttctccacaaaGTTACCATCCTCAAAGGCAGCATGGAGCCTTCAAATGTGACTGACTTCCTCTGTAAACTAGGCCACCTGCACCACGACCAGACCCCATTAGTGAGGGGAGACACACGTTTTATAATGCTGCTTCGCTATGCTGTAGAAAACCTGCAATACTTCACCCATACCCAGCTACTTGAAGTACTGCAGTCCTTTGTGTGGCTTGGCCTTCCCTCAACGCACAGCATGCTAGGGCTGTATGAAACAGAGTTTGCCCTTAGGGCAGGGGAGATGACTGTCCACCAGCTACTACTAGCTGCAGACCTATGGCGCAGCCTGAGGAGGTCTGTACCTCAGTACCTGGAGCGCCTTTTCCACTGCATTAGCCTGAACTTAAAACAGGTTGGTGTACCTGAGCTAGTCCAACTGCTGTATATCatgggggagggcaggtggtGCCCCAAAGAGTTGGTAAATCCCATAGAACAGCTCCTGATAAAATATGTGGAAATGCTAGAGCCCGAGGAGATAGGTGTGGTGTGCTTGAGTCTATTTAAGTCCCAGACATCACTTTCGGTTGGGGCGGTGAATCGCTTGGTGGATAAAGCTGTCTCTGTGGTGAAAGACATGAGCGACTTTGCCCTGGTCAATGTACTGAAGCTGCTGCGGTTTAGTTACTTGGATCACAGGGCATGGCTGGAGGCCATGGAGCAGGAGGTTCCTTGTCGCACCCCTGGAATGGGCGTCCAGGGGCTAATGCATATAGCACTGGCCTGCTCAGCCTTGCATTATCGCAATGACCACATCTTATTAGCCATAGCCGAGAGGCTACCGTTCTTGGCGTCACACTGTCGGAGCAAAGATTCCGCCAAGCTGCTTTGGGCCTTTGGTACTCTGGGAGTTCAGCCCAGCCAATGCCCCAGTCTGTACCCCAGCCTCATAGAGGCactcagacaaagagagactgaATTCCAGCGTTACCCAGAGCACCTCCTGACAGGCCTCCTAGGCCTAGCCTTTGTTTGTAAATTTCCTGAGGACTTGTTAGTGTTAGCATTGAGCCCTGAGTTTGTTAGCTTAGCAACCAGATCCAAGCAGCTGGACCTGAAGAAAGACTTGTTTACATTAGATGGTACAGTAGCTCTTGAGTTTCCTCACTGGACTGGGCCCAGATTGAGTCGACAATTAAAGGAGGAGGTGAAAGAAATGCTTTGGAACTTTGCCCAGTCTGACGTTTGTAAAAAATATGAAGTTTTAGAGGCCGAGAGTGCTCTAGGAGAATTACTTGGAGGGGAAGAATTTGTTAAAAAACGAATGATTATCCCTCACACACGCTCCATTGACCTCGAAGTCCATCTTGACTCTACTGGTAAACCTGTGGTCTTGGCAACAAATAATCTCACATCTTCTCTGGAGAGGAGCACACCCTTTTCCAAATGTTCTGCAGGTTGGGAGAGAATCAGCACAGGGGTTACACTTACTGAGGACCTCTTGGCTCAACTCACTAACAACAAAAAGAACAAACAACTCAAACCCGCAAATTTGACACCCCAGAGGTTCCCCTTTCGAAGGATGAAACCTGATGAGGGGGGGCGGCTGTTCAGCATTGACGTGGAGTTGTCCGATGGCCTCGTAGAGTCTCTTACCAAACCTGGTAGTCCAAGTTCCGCCTCCAGAGACTTGCCCTTGCCTAAAGGGACCCCTGTCAAACTGGCCATTCAAGTGTCCAACAGGAACCATTACTGCTACCGCTCCCAGCAGCTGTTGGGACTCCATACCATGAAAAGGAGGCAGTTGGAGCTAGTTGGGTACAGGGTGGTTGAACTGCCCCATTGGGAATGGTTTCCCTTGCTTAGGAGAAGCCGTGCTGAGAAACTGGCCTATCTCCACTGCAAGGTCTTCAGTAGACTTGAGTGA